A region of Dioscorea cayenensis subsp. rotundata cultivar TDr96_F1 chromosome 5, TDr96_F1_v2_PseudoChromosome.rev07_lg8_w22 25.fasta, whole genome shotgun sequence DNA encodes the following proteins:
- the LOC120261983 gene encoding exopolygalacturonase-like, translating to MKGFSLRSGKIFVFVLWILLSMNEFMLFSAKVFNVKKFGAVGDGKTDSTKAFEIAWKKACKNRGKPRVVIPEGVFLIRPLVLRGPCKSHKMHVHVEGVVKAPINITVFKNKKEWILFQHVERVIVSGYGKFDGRGAFAWPLNQCTKQKHCNFLPSSIKFNYVTNGTIQGISSVNSKSFHLSIHNSKHIKLHDIKISAPEDSPNTDGIHITDSSNVTITRSIIGTGDDCISIGPGSRRVLISGVFCGPGHGISVGSLGRYENERDVVGLRVRNCTLTGTRNGVRVKTWPASPKSSASHLVFEDILMNNVHNPIFIDQNYSPYGPSKKQRPSEVQIRKVRFDKIRGTSASKVAVRLMCSKAVPCQDVELSDIDLRYHELGQSTLASCANVHGVSKGLLKPPPCF from the exons atgaaaggtTTTAGTTTGAGAAgtggaaaaatatttgtttttgttttatggaTATTATTATCAATGAATGAATTCATGTTATTTTCAGCTAAAGTTTTCAATGTGAAGAAGTTTGGAGCTGTTGGAGATGGAAAGACTGACAGTACTAAG gctTTTGAGATAGCATGGAAAAAAGCATGCAAAAATAGAGGGAAACCAAGAGTTGTGATACCTGAAGGAGTGTTTCTTATAAGGCCATTGGTGTTAAGAGGACCATGCAAGAGTCATAAGATGCATGTTCATGTTGAAGGGGTGGTAAAAGCACCAATAAATATAACAGTGTTCAAGAACAAAAAGGAATGGATTCTTTTTCAACATGTCGAAAGGGTGATCGTCTCTGGCTACGGCAAATTCGACGGCCGAGGAGCCTTCGCTTGGCCTCTCAACCAATGTACTAAGCAGAAACATTGCAATTTTCTTCCTTCg TCAATAAAGTTCAACTATGTCACAAATGGAACAATTCAAGGCATTTCATCAGTAAATAGCAAGTCATTCCATTTGTCTATCCATAACTCAAAGCACATCAAACTCCATGATATCAAAATCAGTGCACCGGAGGATAGTCCCAATACTGATGGAATCCATATCACAGACTCAAGCAATGTAACTATTACAAGATCTATCATTG GAACGGGAGACGATTGCATCTCGATCGGGCCGGGTAGCCGGAGAGTGTTGATCTCCGGCGTGTTTTGCGGGCCGGGACACGGGATAAGTGTAGGTAGCTTAGGAAGGTATGAGAATGAGAGAGATGTTGTAGGATTAAGGGTGAGAAATTGCACCCTTACAGGCACAAGAAATGGAGTGAGGGTGAAAACATGGCCAGCTTCTCCAAAGAGCTCTGCTTCTCATTTGGTCTTTGAAGACATTCTCATGAACAATGTCCACAACCCCATCTTCATTGACCAAAACTACTCTCCATATGGCCCTTCTAAAAAACAg AGACCATCAGAGGTTCAAATAAGAAAGGTAAGGTTTGATAAGATTAGGGGGACATCAGCATCAAAGGTGGCAGTGAGACTCATGTGTAGCAAGGCAGTGCCATGCCAAGATGTTGAGCTAAGTGACATTGATTTGAGGTACCATGAACTAGGCCAAAGCACACTGGCTTCTTGTGCTAATGTTCATGGTGTTTCCAAAGGCCTTTTGAAACCTCCTCcttgcttttaa
- the LOC120261280 gene encoding outer envelope protein 80, chloroplastic, whose translation MPSPASPPSKMVKNEGIRFVSSSIKIPRPPISSPNPILSTLPFARQSFAIHLDRAREAAQRLLCSISGFRGRGVLCSASLAATRPEHESGVSRRQHGGREDEERVLISEVLIRNKDGETLERADLEAAATGALKSCRPNAALTGREVQEDVHRIIESGFFCSCMPVAVDTRDGIQLVFQVEPNQDFQGLICEGANVLPTKFVEDAFRDGYGKIVNIRRLDEVINSINGWYIERGLFGLVSSIEMLSGGILKLQVSEAEVNNITIRFLDRRTGEPTTGKTRPETILRQLSTKKGQVYSMLQGKRDVETILTMGIMEDVTIIPQPAGDTGKVDLVMNLVERPSGGFSAGGGISSGITNGPLSGLIGSFAYSHRNVFGKNQKLNLSLERGQIDSIFRINYTDPWIEGDNKRTSRTIMIQNSRTPGTLVHGGHQSGHGGVTIARVTAGIEYSRPFRPKWTGTTGIIYQHAGARDDKGDPIIRDVYNSPLTASGNSSDDMLLAKLETVYNGSSDHGSSIFVFNMEQGLPILPEWLYFNRVSARARQGVEIGPAQFLLSLSGGHVVGNFSPHEAFAIGGTNSVRGYEEGAVGSGRSYAVGSGEVSFPLYGPLEGVLFADYGSDLGSGGTVPGDPAGARGKPGSGYGYGLGIRVGSPLGPLRLEYALNDRHARRFHFGVGYRN comes from the exons ATGCCTTCTCCTGCTTCTCCGCCTTCGAAAATGGTGAAGAATGAAGGGATTCGCTTCGTCTCCTCATCTATAAAGATCCCCAGGCCTCCCATCTCGAGTCCCAATCCCATCCTTTCCACCCTCCCCTTCGCCCGCCAATCCTTCGCCATCCATCTCGATCGAGCCAGAGAGGCAGCACAGCGGCTACTGTGCTCCATCTCGGGCTTCCGTGGTCGTGGGGTTCTTTGCTCGGCGTCTCTTGCTGCGACGAGGCCAGAGCATGAATCCGGGGTCTCTAGGCGGCAGCATGGCGGGCGGGAGGATGAAGAGAGGGTTTTGATCAGCGAGGTATTGATCCGGAACAAGGATGGGGAAACGCTCGAGCGCGCTGACCTCGAGGCGGCTGCCACCGGCGCGCTGAAGTCTTGCAGGCCAAACGCCGCGCTTACGGGGCGGGAAGTTCAAGAGGACGTGCACCGTATCATTGAGAGTGGTTTCTTCTGCTCATGCATGCCCGTGGCTGTCGACACCCGCGATGGTATCCAGCTCGTCTTTCAG GTAGAACCCAACCAGGATTTTCAAGGTTTGATATGTGAGGGAGCTAACGTTCTCCCAACAAAGTTTGTGGAGGATGCCTTTCGTGATGGATATG GAAAAATTGTCAATATACGACGATTGGATGAGGTGATTAACTCCATCAATGGGTGGTATATCGAACGTGGATTATTTGGCTTG GTTTCTAGCATTGAGATGCTCTCTGGTGGAATTCTTAAGCTACAGGTTTCAGAAGCTGAGGTTAATAATATCACCATCCGTTTTCTTGATAGAAGGAC TGGCGAGCCAACTACTGGGAAGACCAGACCGGAGACTATTCTTAGACAGCTTTCTACAAAAAAGGGGCAG GTTTACAGCATGCTACAAGGAAAAAGAGATGTGGAAACTATACTAACTATGGGTATCATGGAAGATGTTACAATTATTCCACAGCCTGCGGGAG ACACTGGCAAGGTTGATTTGGTAATGAATCTTGTTGAACGTCCTAGTGGTGGTTTCTCTGCTGGAGGAGGAATTTCCAGTGG GATTACAAATGGCCCTTTGTCTGGACTGATTGGAAG CTTTGCTTATTCTCACAGAAATGTCTTTGGAAAGAATCAGAAGCTTAATCTTTCATTAGAAAGGGGCCAAATTGATTCCATTTTCCGCATAAACTACACAGACCCATGGATTGAAGGAGATAATAAGCGAACATCAAGAACTATCATGATTCAG AACTCCAGGACTCCTGGCACACTTGTACATGGAGGCCATCAATCTGGTCATGGTGGTGTTACAATAGCAAGAGTTACAGCTGGAATTGAATATAGTCGACCTTTTAGGCCAAAGTGGACTGGAACAACTGGGATTATTTATCAG CATGCTGGTGCTCGTGATGATAAAGGTGATCCCATCATAAGAGATGTCTACAACAGCCCATTAACTGCAAG CGGCAACAGTTCAGATGACATGCTATTAGCAAAACTGGAAACTGTCTATAATGGTTCCAGTGACCATGGCTCCTCAATT TTTGTGTTTAATATGGAGCAAGGACTTCCCATTCTCCCTGAGTGGCTATATTTCAACCGTGTGAGTGCTCGTGCAAGGCAAGGTGTGGAAATTGGTCCAGCTCAGTTTCTCTTGAG CTTATCCGGGGGCCATGTAGTGGGAAATTTCTCTCCTCATGAGGCATTTGCTATCGGAGGCACCAATAGTGTTAGAGGGTATGAAGAAGGTGCAGTTGGTTCTGGTCGTTCATATGCTGTTGGCAGTGGTGAAGTTTCATTCCCTTTG TATGGACCTCTAGAGGGTGTTCTATTTGCCGATTATGGAAGTGATCTTGGTTCAGGTGGCACAGTACCTG GTGATCCTGCCGGAGCCAGGGGAAAACCAGGGAGTGGTTATGGATATGGGTTGGGAATTCGAGTAGGTTCTCCACTGGGGCCTCTTCGGCTTGAATATGCACTCAATGACAGGCATGCAAGGAGGTTTCATTTTGGAGTTGGCTATCGGAACTGA
- the LOC120261664 gene encoding LOW QUALITY PROTEIN: tonoplast dicarboxylate transporter (The sequence of the model RefSeq protein was modified relative to this genomic sequence to represent the inferred CDS: inserted 1 base in 1 codon; deleted 2 bases in 1 codon), with product MADDNNINYSQDISNNLKSPLLPLIQTPQQQQQQQEDNNNNNSTRSLCLLRSILTTKTFLVVLGPLLCTLICVFVDLGSGDDRKSSRNMLAVLAWVFEWWLAEAVPMAITSMAPLFLFPVFGISSSDEVAKYYMNDIISLVLGSFILAIAVEHYNLHLRLALKMTSAFYGEHLNPPIMLLAICAASMFVSMWMHNTAAAMMMIPVATGILERFPKGEDAHPDVKKFCKAVILGVTFSVAIGGMSTLTGTGVNLILVGMWESYFPTEKSIGFSTWSMFGLPLAVVIFFAQWFLLCFFYCSKSSGKALSPYLDKSDLKREIESLGPMSFAEKMVLLDFSLLVVLWMTRSLTNSVPGWGVLFNDRVGDGAASVMMATLLFIIPNKXKPGEKLMDWNKCKKLHWNIILLLGAGFAIADGVRTSGVTDIISSNLDFLRSSPYLAIAPLSALISAIITEFTSNDGTTTLVLPLLIQLAQAMKVHPLLLMIPGAMGAQLAYLIPMSTPSNVVGFSTGHLQIIDMIKVGLPLKIAAIAAIAILMPTLGVWVFDINNKIEDVFTKI from the exons ATGGCTGATGATAATAACATCAACTACTCTCAAGACATCTCAAACAACCTCAAGAGTCCTCTCCTTCCTCTGATCCAAACacctcaacaacaacaacaacaacaagaagataacaacaacaataacagtaCTAGAAGCTTGTGTTTACTTAGATCCATCCTGACAACAAAGACTTTCTTGGTAGTCTTAGGACCTCTATTGTGCACACTGATATGTGTGTTTGTTGATCTTGGTAGTGGTGATGACCGGAAATCAAGCCGGAACATGTTGGCTGTGCTTGCATGGGTGTTTGAGTGGTGGTTGGCTGAGGCAGTCCCTATGGCCATCACTTCCATGGCTCCTCTCTTCCTTTTTCCTGTCTTTGGCATCTCTTCATCTGATGAAGTTGCTAAGTACTATATGAATGACATTATATCCCTTGTCCTTGGTAGCTTCATCCTTGCCATCGCCGTTGAGCATTACAATCTTCATCTCCGCCTCGCCTTGAAG ATGACGTCAGCATTCTACGGTGAGCACTTAAACCCACCGATAATGCTACTGGCCATATGCGCAGCAAGCATGTTTGTCAGTATGTGGATGCACAACACTGCAGCTGCAATGATGATGATTCCGGTGGCCACCGGAATACTTGAGAGGTTTCCAAAAGGAGAAGATGCACATCCTGATGTTAAGAAGTTCTGCAAGGCTGTGATTTTGGGTGTCACTTTCTCTGTTGCCATTGGTGGTATGAGCACATTAACTGGCACCGGAGTTAACTTAATTCTGGTTGGAATGTGGGAAAGTTACTTTCCT ACAGAAAAATCTATTGGTTTTAGCACTTGGTCTATGTTTGGCTTGCCTTTGGCTGTTGTTATATTCTTTGCTCAatggtttcttctttgcttcttttattgctCCAAAAGCTCTGGAAAAGCTCTCTCTCCTTACCTTGATAAATCTGATTTGAAAAGAGAGATTGAATCACTTG GGCCAATGTCATTTGCTGAGAAGATGGTTTTGCTTGATTTTtca TTATTGGTGGTGTTATGGATGACAAGAAGCTTGACAAATAGTGTACCTGGTTGGGGAGTTCTGTTCAATGATCGTGTTGGTGATGGTGCTGCCAGT GTGATGATGGCGACATTGTTGTTCATAATcccaaaca aaaaacccgGAGAAAAACTGATGGACTGGAACAAATGCAAGAAACTCCATTGGAACATCATCCTCCTTTTGGGCGCCGGCTTCGCCATCGCCGACGGCGTCCGCACATCCGGCGTCACCGACATCATCTCCTCCAACCTCGACTTCCTCCGATCATCCCCTTACCTCGCCATTGCCCCTCTCTCCGCCCTCATCAGCGCCATCATCACCGAATTCACATCCAACGACGGCACCACAACCCTCGTCCTCCCTTTGCTCATCCAGCTCGCCCAAGCCATGAAGGTCCATCCTCTCCTCCTCATGATCCCCGGCGCCATGGGAGCTCAGCTCGCTTATTTGATTCCCATGAGCACCCCTTCCAATGTCGTCGGCTTCTCCACCGGCCATCTTCAGATCATCGACATGATTAAGGTTGGTCTTCCCCTCAAGATCGCCGCAATCGCCGCCATCGCCATCCTCATGCCCACTTTAG GAGTTTGGGTGTTCgacataaataacaaaattgagGATGTCTTCACCAAAATTTAA